The genomic interval TGCGCGAGAGCATCGACAACTTCGATGCCGCGCTCATCCATCTGCTCGCCGAACGCTTCCGCTGCACCCAGCGAGTCGGCGAGTTGAAGGCCCGCAAGGGTCTGCCTCCCTCCGATCCGGATCGGGAGGCCCGTCAGGTCAAGCGCCTGAGAAATCTCGCGGTCGAAGCCAAGCTCGACCCCGATTTCGCCGAGAAATTCCTCGCCTTCGTGGTCAAGGAAGTCATTCGGCACCACCGGACGATCGCCGAAAGCGTCGATCACAACACCACTGCGAAACCCGACACCGAAAGGAACGACTGATGTCCCTCAAGATCCGTCTCACCCGTGGCGGCGCCAAGAAGCGCCCGTACTACCGCATCGTCATCGCCGATGCCCGCGCCCCGCGCGACGGCCGCTTCATCGACAAGGTCGGCGCCTACGACCCGATGAAGGCCAAGGACGATCCGGCCCGGATCGTGCTCGACAACGAGAAGATCCAGTCCTGGCTCGCCAAGGGCGCGCAGCCGACCGACCGCGTCCTGCGCTTCCTCGACGCCGCCGGCCTCGCCAAGCGCCCGACCCGCAACAACCCGCAGAAGGCCGAGCCGGGCGAGAAGGCCAAGGAGCGCGCCGCCAAGCGCGCCGAGAAGGCTGCCGCCCCGGCCGAAGACGCCGCGGCGTAAGTCTTCCAATCCCCTCCCCCCTGCGGGGAGGGGTCTTCCGGGGTGGGGGATGCCTCGGGCACCACCCCACCCTCGCTCCCACCCCGTCAGGGGACGGGACAAACGCGCCGTCATCGAGGCACTCTGCATGGCTCGCCGCCCCGGCTCCTCATCGCGCGGACCTGCGCGGTTCGACCGCCCCGCCGACCGCCTCGCGCCGGAAGCCGTGACCTCGGCCCGCAAGCCGCCGGGCGCCAAGCCGCCCCCGCCCGCCTCTGCCGATCCGGGGCTCGTTCTGCTCGGCGAGTTCGGCCGGCCGCACGGGCTGCACGGCGAAGTCCGGTTGAAATCCCATACCCAGGAGCCCCTGGCGATCGCGGGCTACGGTCCATTGCACGCCTCCGACGGGCGCACCCTCGAATTCGCCAACGTCCGGCCCGCTCCCGGCAGCTCCCCCGACCTGCTGATCGTACGGGTGAAGGGCGTGGACGACCGCAGCGGCGCCGAAGCCCTCAACCGCGTCACCCTCGCCATCGCCCGCGAGCGTCTGGGCGAGGTGGAGGACGAAGACGAGTTCTTCCTCACCGACCTGATCGGGCTCACGGTCGAGGACGGGGCCGGAGTGGCGATCGGCACCATCGTGGCGGTGCCGAATTTCGGCGGCGGCGATCTGCTCGAGATCCGCCCGGCGGCCGGCGGACCGACCGCGCTCCTGCCCTTTACCAAGGCCTTCGTGCCGACCCTCGATCTCGCGGGCGGGAAGGTCGTGGCCGATCCGCCGGACGACCTGTTCGCCCCGCCGGGGCCGAAGCCTGCCGACGATCCGGGGTAGAGAATCGTCCCGAAAGGTGGTTCCCGGCTTTCGGGACGATGGTCCAAGCGTCCGGATTGAAAATCGACCCCGGACGCATTCGGCGACTTCCTCAACACTGAGGTCAGGCGGCACGAACCGTCGTTAGGAACCGGTCGACTTCCGCCGAGAGGCGTTCGGACTGCCGGGACAGCTCGGATGCCGACGAAAGGACCTGACTGGCTGCCACTCCGGTCTCCTCGGAGGCTTGCGCCACGCCCGCGATGTTGCTCGTCACCTCCGTCGTGCCCGTGGAAGCTTGGGCCACGTTGCGCACGATCTCCTGAGTTGCCGCGCTCTGCTGCTCGACCGCCGCCGCGATGCCGGCGACCACCGCGTTGATCTCGCGGATGCGGTTGCCGATGCCGCCGATCGCGCCGACCGCCTGATCGGTCACCCCCTGCACCTGGCCGATGCGCTGACTGATCTCTTCGGTGGCGCGCGCCGTCTGGTTGGCGAGTTCCTTGACCTCGGTGGCGACGACCGCAAAGCCGCGCCCCGCCTCGCCGGCGCGGGCCGCCTCGATCGTCGCGTTGAGGGCGAGCAGGTTGGTCTGGCCGGCGATGTTCGAGATCATGCCGACCATGGCGCCGATCTGTTCGGCGGCCTGCTTGAGTTCCTGCACCAGCTGCGTGGTTTCGTGAGCTTCGGCGACCGCAGTCTCAGCCAGATCGGCCGAGCCCGACACCTGCCGGCCAATCTCCTGCACCGACGCGCCCAGTTCCTCGGCCGCGGTCGCGACCGTGCTGACGTTGGTCGCCGCCTCCTCAGCCGCGGCGGCGACCGTGGTGGACTGGCTGGCGGTCTCGGTAGCGGTGGCCGTCATCTGCTGCGCCGTGGCCTGCAATTCCGTGGCGGAAGCCGTGACCATGCCGACGATCGACCCGACCGCCGTCTCGAACCCGTCGGCGAGTTCCACCATGGTACGCTTGCGCTCGGCGGCGGCGGCCTCGTCGGCGATGCGCTTGATCTCCGCCTGCTCGGCGGCCTTCCGAGCCACCATTGTCTTGATATCCTCGACCGCACGGCCGACCGCACCGATCTCGTCACCGCGGTCCGCTTCCTTGATCTTGGTGTCGATTTCACCCTTGGCCATCCGCTGGAGGACGCGGACCAAGTTGCCCAACGGACGCGTGATGCCGACGACGGAGACGAAGATCGCCGCAGCGAGACCGAACAGCATGCCCAGCGCACCGATGCCCATCAGGCTGTAGCGGGTGGCGTTGGTCTGATCGGTGAGCAGATCGGAGCTCTTCTCCATATAGGCAGAGATGTCGCTGGCCAGTTTACCGCCCTCGGCGACCATGGCAGCAAGGGTTGGGTCGACCGTGCCGTGCATCAAATCGATTGCCTCGGCGTTCTGGTTCAGGGTGCCGAGACGGCGGATCTCACTGACATCCTTGACGAAGCGTTCGACGCGCGCGGTCTGCTCATCCAGGCGCGCCGCGAAGGTCGGTGCCTGCCCGCGCAACTCGCTCAGGGTCTGCCGCATGGTCGGAAGCGCCGCCTCGAAGCCCTCGTTGGCAGCCTTCATCTGGGCCGGATCGGTCTCGGCGATGATCCGGAAGACCCAGTAATTCAACTCGAAGATCAGCTGATTGGAGCGACGCGCATTGGACACAGCCTTTGCCTCACGGACGATGAAGAGGCTATAGGTGTCGTCAATACTACTCATGCGCGACTGGGCAAACCAGATACACCCCCCAACTATAACGGTGATCATTACAATAACTGATATAAACTTCGCAAATATTTTGATATGAGACATGACTTGCATTCTATCCGCTCTGGAAGTGGACAAACCTTCGATTGTCCTTTGATATCCAATGCATTTTAAAAATGTTAAAAAGCGCTCACATCACGCTGATCAGCATGATGTAATTCGCCTCAAACGTGGCGATGCGCAACGAGCCGCTCAGCGTGTGCCCGCCTCCATCGCGGCGCGGGCAAGACGGATCGGTTCGGACGACAGCGCCAGGGGTCCGTCGAAGGGGCGCTCGTGCAGAGCGACCACGCCGAGCGTCGTCACCATCGCCGCGGAGAACAGGGCGAGCGTCGTCGCCTGCGCGAACGGGCGCTCGCAATGCACGAGGGCGATCGCCGTCAGCGTCAGGGCGGCGAGCACGAGCAGCGTCAGCCATTTGCTCTCGTCGCTGCGGGCGGCGCTGAGCGCGAGGCGCTCGCTGCGGGTCGAGCGGAGTTGCATCACCGCATCGAGCAGCGCGGCGTGCGTCGCCTGCCCCGCCTCCGCGGCGGTGCTCGGGTCGGCCGCGGTCTGGAGCAGACGCCCGAGCGCTTGGCCGGCGGCGGGAGCAGAGGCGCCGGTCGCGGCCATGGACGGCCACTCCTCCTTCACGACGGCATCGAGATAGGCGAAGAGCGAGGTGCGCAGGCCGCTCATGTCCGGCGCCGAGGCGATGCTGAGGTCGTAGACCGCGAGTGCATGCGAGCGCTCGGCCTGGAGCACGCGGCTGGCCTGCCGCTGACGCTCCCAGGCATCGTTGGCGACGAAGCCCGTCAGCAGCGCGAGCAGCACCGCGATCACGCCGATATACGGCGGCACGATACCGGTCGCGAGCAGGCGCATCCCCGCCCGCGTCCCCGGCAGGGTCGAGAGCAGGCTCAGCAGCAGACAGAGCGCAAGGAAGAGGCCCGAGAGGAGGGTGAACATCAACCAGACGGGTTGGTCGAGCCAGAGGTCGAGGATCATTGCCGAACGGACTGCGAGGACGGGCCGGCAGCGTGGCTGGCGAACCACTCCGATTCGGTAAAGACGCGTCAGCGCTTCTCGCGGGTGGCCTCGTCCCGGCAGGGCCGGATCGTTTCCGGTGCGGGCCGCCGGTCCGGCGCGGGCGCCTCGAAGACGGCGAGATAGCCGACGCCGCCCTTCAGCCGCGTCAACGACACCTCGCGAAAGCCGACGGCCGCGAGTTCGCAGCGCAGAAGCTTCGGCGGCGTGCCGTGGCGCGAGGGGATCGCGTCGGCATCGACGATCCCGACCCGGCCGCCCGGCTTGATCGCGGCGGCGAGGTTCCAGAGCAGGCCGAAGGGCTGGGCGATCTCGTGGTACATGTGGACCAGCACGGCCGCATCGACCGAGCCGGTCGGCAGGCGCGGGTCGTGCGCCTCTCCGCGCACCACGGTGACGTTGGACAGCCCCGATTCCGCGAGCCGGCGCTCCAGATCGGCGAGGTAGTCCGGCGTGATGTCCTGCGCGAGAATGCGCCCCTGCGGGCCGACGCGGGGGCTCAAGCGGAACACGTAGTAGCCGCTGCCCGCGCCGATATCGGCCACCGTCTCGCCGGGGGCGATCCGCATCAGGCGGGCGACCTGCCCCACCTCGTCGGCCTTGTCGCGCTCCCGCTCGTCCGCCCATTGCGGCGCGACGATCTCGGCGACCGGCCGGTCGGGCCGCGGGAATCGCTCGGCCGGCGCGCCGGGAGGCGCGAGCGGCTCGGCCGCGATGGCCGGAAGAGACAGGAGGACGAGGGCGGCGGCAAAGCGGATCATGCCGGCGTTCAACGCGCGAATGGGCGGAACGCACCGGCCGGCGCGAACCTTCGCGAACCGTCCCCGTTCTGTCGAGGCAGGCCCGAACCCAGACGCGAACGAGAGCTCCATGCACAACCCGATCCTTCGCAACGCGATTCTCGCGGCCTCCGCCGCTCTCGCACTGACGCTCCCCCCTGCGAGCCTCGCTCAGGCGCAGGGGATGCCCGGCGCGACAGTCGGGCTTCCCATGGGCTCGCCCGATACGTTCGGCCTCTCGACGGTGAACCGGCCGTCCGGATATTCCGCCGAGCCCTCTGCCGAGCCCGGCATGGAGCCGGCCGAGCGCCGCATCCGCCAGCGCCCGCAACGGCAGCTCAAGAGCCATCGGCATTCCCAACCGAAGCGGCGTGCGCCGATGGCCCGGCGCTGACCGTCGCGTCGGCACCGTCGTTTTCCAGGGGCCGACCCTCGCACTTCTCAACGAGGATGGGGCGGGTCGTCTCCGTTGACCGGCCCGCCCGCCGCCGCCATCAAGCGGCATGAGCGAGCCCATTCTCCCCGGCACGGCGGCCCCCTGGCGGGCCACCGTCCTGACCCTCTACCCGGAGATGTTTCCCGGCCCGCTGGGTCATTCGCTGTCGGGGGACGCGCTGGGTCGAGGGACGTGGAGCCTGGAGCCGCGTCAGATCCGCGAGCACGGGCTCGGCCGCCACCGCAACGTGGACGACACGCCGGCCGGCGGCGGCGCCGGGATGGTGCTGCGCTGCGACGTGCTCGGCGCCGCCATCGACGCCGCGGCGTCGGCGGTCGATCCCCGCCCCCGCCTCCTCATGTCCCCACGTGGAAGGCCGTTGACGCAGAGCCGCGTGCGGGCGCTGGCCGAAGGGCCGGGCGCCATCATCGTCTGCGGCCGCTTCGAGGGTGTGGACGAGCGGGTGATCGAGGCGCGCGCGTTGGAAGAGATCTCGATCGGCGATTACGTGCTCTCAGGCGGCGAGATCGCGGCCCTGGTGCTCATCGACGCCTGCGTGCGCCTGCTGCCCGGCGTGATGGGCAAGCACGCCTCGGGCGTCGAGGAGAGCTTCGAGGGCGGACTGCTCGAATACCCGCACTACACCCGGCCCCGGGAATGGGAGGGCCGGACGATTCCCGACGTGCTGATGGGCGGCAACCACGCCGCCATCGCCCGCTGGCGGTCCGAGCGCAGCCGCGCGCTGACGCGGGCGCGCCGGCCCGACCTGCTGAAGCGGGACGAACCTTAGAGGGATCGTCTACACATCTATTCTTCCGGCAACTGAACGATCGCTCCGTCACCGGCAGCACACAGGGCGCGGAATGCAAGAATGACCACTTGCATTGCGGCGCGTGATCCGTCATTTCCAGCGGCGGGACACCTCCCCCCAACGGGAGGCAACCATCTGGAAGGATGGATGACATGACGGCTCAAATGCCCGCCGCGCGTCCGCGCGTGCCTTATTTCTCGTCCGGCCCCACGACCAAGCGTCCCGGCTGGACCCTCGATGCCCTCTCCGGTGCAGCGCTCGGCCGCTCGCACCGCTCGGCCGTCGGCAAGGCCAAGCTCGCCGAGGCCATCGAGCTGACCCGCAAGGTTCTGCGCATCCCCGCCGATTACCGCATCGGCATCGTCCCCGGCTCGGATACCGGCGCCGTCGAGATGGCGATGTGGTCGATGCTCGGCCCGAAGACCGTCGAGGTCATGGCCTGGGATTCCTTCGGCGCCGAATGGGTCACCGACGCGCTCAAGGAACTCCGGATCGACCCGAAGGTGCATGTCGGCGAGCACGGCATCCTGCCCAAGCTCGATGCGATCGACACCAAGAACAACGACGTCGTCTTCACCTGGAACGGCACCACCGCCGGCGTGAAGGTCCCGCACGCCGACTGGATCGCCGACGACCGCGAGGGCGTCACGATCTGCGACGCGACCTCGGCCGCCTTCGCGATGCCGCTGCCGTGGGACAAGCTCGATGTCGTCACCTATTCCTGGCAGAAGGTGATGGGCGGCGAGGCCGCGCACGGCATGCTGATCCTCTCACCGCGCGCCGTGGCGCGTCTCGAGAGCCACACGCCGGCCTGGCCGATCCCGAAGGTGTTCCGCCTCACCAAGGGCGGCAAGCTGATCGAGGGCATCTTCAAGGGCGACACGATCAACACGCCCTCGATGCTCGCGGTCGAGGACTACCTCGACACCCTGAAATGGGCGCAGAGCATCGGCGGCCTCGACGCGCTGCATGCGCGGGCGGACGCCAATGCGCGGGTGATCCACGACTGGGTGGCGCGCACCCCCTGGATCGGCCACCTCGCGGTGGACCCGGCGACCTACTCGAACACCGGCGTCTGCCTCGTGATCACCGATCCGGACGTGCTCGCCAAGGGCGATGCCGCGGTGAAGGCGTTGGCCGCCGCCCTCGTCACGCGGCTGGAGCGCGAGGGCGTCGCCTTCGACTTCGGCGCCTACCGCGACGCACCGGCCGGCCTGCGCATCTGGTGCGGGGCCACCGTCGAGGCCTCCGACCTCGCGGCGCTCACCCCCTGGCTCGACTGGGCCTTCGCCCAGGAGAAGGCGGCGCTCGCCGCCGCCGCGGCCTGAGGGTCTGAGACGTCATGATGGCCGGTCGCAGGACCGGCCATTTGCTTATCGACGCGCTCCAGCGATCCACCGGTCTTTTGTCCGCGCACAGCGCCGGCCGGACACGTCTCGCGCAATCGCGAGCGATCCTGCGCGCCTGCCCGACGCGAGGTGCTTCCATGCCCAAGCTTGCCACGAACAAGCCGAAAGTCCTGATCTCCGACGCCCTGTCCGACGCCGCCGTCCAGATCTTCCGCGATCGCGGCATCGAGGTCGATTTCCAGCCTGGCCTCGGCAAGGACAAGGACGCCCTGGCCGCCATCATCGGCCAATATGACGGTCTCGCCATCCGCTCCGCCACCAAGGTGACGGGCAAGCTGCTCGCCGAGGCCACCCGGCTGAAGGTGGTCGGCCGCGCCGGCATCGGTGTCGACAACGTCGATGTCCCAGCCGCGACCGCCAAGGGCGTGATCGTGATGAACACGCCGTTCGGCAACTCGATCACCACCGCCGAGCACGCCATCGCCCTGATCTTCGCGCTCGCTCGCCAGATCCCGGCGGCGGACGCCTCCACGCAGGCCGGCAAGTGGGAGAAGAACCGCTTCATGGGCGTCGAGCTGACGGCCAAGACGCTCGGCATCGTCGGCTGCGGCAATATCGGCGCCGTGGTCGCCGACCGGGCGATCGGGCTCAAGCTGAAGGTCGTCGCCTACGATCCCTTCCTGACGCCGGAGCGCGCCGTCGAGATCGGCGTCGAGAAGGTCGAACTCGACGAATTGCTGGCGCGGGCCGACATCATCACCCTGCACGTGCCGCTCACCGACAAGACCCGCAACATCCTCTCGGAGGAAAACCTCGCCAAGACCAAGCGCGGCGTGCGCATCGTCAACTGCGCCCGCGGCGGCCTCGTGGACGAGAGCGCTCTCCGCGCCGCCCTGGATTCCGGTCATGTCGCGGGCGCGGCCCTCGACGTGTTCGTGACCGAGCCGGCGACCGAGAACCCGCTCTTCGGCCACCCGAACGTGATCTGCACGCCGCATCTCGGCGCCGCGACCTCCGAGGCGCAGGAGAACGTCGCGCTCCAGATCGCCGAGCAGATGGCGGACTACCTCCTCAGCGGCGCCATCACCAACGCGATCAACTTCCCCTCGATCTCGGCCGAGGAAGCGCCGCGCCTCAAGCCGTTCGTCGCCCTGTGCGAAAAACTCGGCTCGTTCCTGGGCCAGCTCACGGAAGCACCGATCAAGGGCATCCGCATCACCTACGAGGGCGCGGTGGCCGGGATGAACACCCGAGCGCTGACCTCGGCGGCGGTGACCGGCGTGCTGCGCCCGATCCTGCAAGAGGTGAACATGGTCTCGGCCCCCGTGATCGCGCGGGATCGCGGGATCGTCATCGACGAGATCAAGCGTGAGGGCGGGGCCAGCGACTACGAATCGGTGGTGCGCATCACCGTGGATGCCGAAGACATGCCGCGCGACGCCGCCGGCACCGTCTTCAACGACGGCAAGCCGCGCATCATCGAGATCCGCGGCATCAACATCGACGCACCCTTCGCGCCGCTGATGCTCTACGTGCGCAACCACGACAAGCCGGGCTTCGTCGGCAGCTTCGGCACCGTGCTCGGCGAGGCCGGCGTCAACCTCGCGACCTTCGCGCTGGGCCGCGAGGCCGAGGGCGGCAACGCGATCGCCTTCGTGGCGGTCGATGCCGAGGTATCTCCCGAGGTTCTGAAGGCGATCGAAGCGATCCCGCAGGTGAAGCGTGTCCGCCCCGTACGCTTCTGAGGCCAGCAAGGCCCCGGCTGAGGCCAGCAAGCCCCCGGCGGACAATCCCGGCCGCCCCCTCGACAATGACGGCACGACGCTCCCCGCGCCGTCCCCCCTTGCCCCTGAACATGAGGATCGCGCGATGGCCCGCAAATTCACCGTTCGCTGCGCCTGGGACGAGGCGGCCGGCGTCTTCTTCGTGCACGACTCGCCGGTGCCGGGCCTCGCCACCGAGGCGCCGACCATGCCGGCCCTGCTGTGCAAGCTGCCCGGCATGATCCGCGACCTGCTCGGCCTCGAAGACGGCGCCTATATCGACATCTACGTCGAACGGGTGAACCGCTGAAGACGCCGTTCGAAAGACGGCCTCGGACGGCTTGACCGGCCGGGGCCATTCTGGCGACACAGTCGCGCGATGAGACATCGTCAGGCATCGCTCCGGACGGCCCTGGCCGCTGCCGAGCCGA from Methylobacterium sp. AMS5 carries:
- a CDS encoding chorismate mutase, with the protein product MTILSAQGIDPELAGLRESIDNFDAALIHLLAERFRCTQRVGELKARKGLPPSDPDREARQVKRLRNLAVEAKLDPDFAEKFLAFVVKEVIRHHRTIAESVDHNTTAKPDTERND
- the rpsP gene encoding 30S ribosomal protein S16, translated to MSLKIRLTRGGAKKRPYYRIVIADARAPRDGRFIDKVGAYDPMKAKDDPARIVLDNEKIQSWLAKGAQPTDRVLRFLDAAGLAKRPTRNNPQKAEPGEKAKERAAKRAEKAAAPAEDAAA
- the rimM gene encoding ribosome maturation factor RimM (Essential for efficient processing of 16S rRNA) encodes the protein MARRPGSSSRGPARFDRPADRLAPEAVTSARKPPGAKPPPPASADPGLVLLGEFGRPHGLHGEVRLKSHTQEPLAIAGYGPLHASDGRTLEFANVRPAPGSSPDLLIVRVKGVDDRSGAEALNRVTLAIARERLGEVEDEDEFFLTDLIGLTVEDGAGVAIGTIVAVPNFGGGDLLEIRPAAGGPTALLPFTKAFVPTLDLAGGKVVADPPDDLFAPPGPKPADDPG
- a CDS encoding HAMP domain-containing methyl-accepting chemotaxis protein, translated to MQVMSHIKIFAKFISVIVMITVIVGGCIWFAQSRMSSIDDTYSLFIVREAKAVSNARRSNQLIFELNYWVFRIIAETDPAQMKAANEGFEAALPTMRQTLSELRGQAPTFAARLDEQTARVERFVKDVSEIRRLGTLNQNAEAIDLMHGTVDPTLAAMVAEGGKLASDISAYMEKSSDLLTDQTNATRYSLMGIGALGMLFGLAAAIFVSVVGITRPLGNLVRVLQRMAKGEIDTKIKEADRGDEIGAVGRAVEDIKTMVARKAAEQAEIKRIADEAAAAERKRTMVELADGFETAVGSIVGMVTASATELQATAQQMTATATETASQSTTVAAAAEEAATNVSTVATAAEELGASVQEIGRQVSGSADLAETAVAEAHETTQLVQELKQAAEQIGAMVGMISNIAGQTNLLALNATIEAARAGEAGRGFAVVATEVKELANQTARATEEISQRIGQVQGVTDQAVGAIGGIGNRIREINAVVAGIAAAVEQQSAATQEIVRNVAQASTGTTEVTSNIAGVAQASEETGVAASQVLSSASELSRQSERLSAEVDRFLTTVRAA
- a CDS encoding DUF4239 domain-containing protein yields the protein MILDLWLDQPVWLMFTLLSGLFLALCLLLSLLSTLPGTRAGMRLLATGIVPPYIGVIAVLLALLTGFVANDAWERQRQASRVLQAERSHALAVYDLSIASAPDMSGLRTSLFAYLDAVVKEEWPSMAATGASAPAAGQALGRLLQTAADPSTAAEAGQATHAALLDAVMQLRSTRSERLALSAARSDESKWLTLLVLAALTLTAIALVHCERPFAQATTLALFSAAMVTTLGVVALHERPFDGPLALSSEPIRLARAAMEAGTR
- a CDS encoding methyltransferase domain-containing protein, coding for MIRFAAALVLLSLPAIAAEPLAPPGAPAERFPRPDRPVAEIVAPQWADERERDKADEVGQVARLMRIAPGETVADIGAGSGYYVFRLSPRVGPQGRILAQDITPDYLADLERRLAESGLSNVTVVRGEAHDPRLPTGSVDAAVLVHMYHEIAQPFGLLWNLAAAIKPGGRVGIVDADAIPSRHGTPPKLLRCELAAVGFREVSLTRLKGGVGYLAVFEAPAPDRRPAPETIRPCRDEATREKR
- the trmD gene encoding tRNA (guanosine(37)-N1)-methyltransferase TrmD, whose amino-acid sequence is MSEPILPGTAAPWRATVLTLYPEMFPGPLGHSLSGDALGRGTWSLEPRQIREHGLGRHRNVDDTPAGGGAGMVLRCDVLGAAIDAAASAVDPRPRLLMSPRGRPLTQSRVRALAEGPGAIIVCGRFEGVDERVIEARALEEISIGDYVLSGGEIAALVLIDACVRLLPGVMGKHASGVEESFEGGLLEYPHYTRPREWEGRTIPDVLMGGNHAAIARWRSERSRALTRARRPDLLKRDEP
- a CDS encoding phosphoserine transaminase, translated to MTAQMPAARPRVPYFSSGPTTKRPGWTLDALSGAALGRSHRSAVGKAKLAEAIELTRKVLRIPADYRIGIVPGSDTGAVEMAMWSMLGPKTVEVMAWDSFGAEWVTDALKELRIDPKVHVGEHGILPKLDAIDTKNNDVVFTWNGTTAGVKVPHADWIADDREGVTICDATSAAFAMPLPWDKLDVVTYSWQKVMGGEAAHGMLILSPRAVARLESHTPAWPIPKVFRLTKGGKLIEGIFKGDTINTPSMLAVEDYLDTLKWAQSIGGLDALHARADANARVIHDWVARTPWIGHLAVDPATYSNTGVCLVITDPDVLAKGDAAVKALAAALVTRLEREGVAFDFGAYRDAPAGLRIWCGATVEASDLAALTPWLDWAFAQEKAALAAAAA
- the serA gene encoding phosphoglycerate dehydrogenase; translation: MPKLATNKPKVLISDALSDAAVQIFRDRGIEVDFQPGLGKDKDALAAIIGQYDGLAIRSATKVTGKLLAEATRLKVVGRAGIGVDNVDVPAATAKGVIVMNTPFGNSITTAEHAIALIFALARQIPAADASTQAGKWEKNRFMGVELTAKTLGIVGCGNIGAVVADRAIGLKLKVVAYDPFLTPERAVEIGVEKVELDELLARADIITLHVPLTDKTRNILSEENLAKTKRGVRIVNCARGGLVDESALRAALDSGHVAGAALDVFVTEPATENPLFGHPNVICTPHLGAATSEAQENVALQIAEQMADYLLSGAITNAINFPSISAEEAPRLKPFVALCEKLGSFLGQLTEAPIKGIRITYEGAVAGMNTRALTSAAVTGVLRPILQEVNMVSAPVIARDRGIVIDEIKREGGASDYESVVRITVDAEDMPRDAAGTVFNDGKPRIIEIRGINIDAPFAPLMLYVRNHDKPGFVGSFGTVLGEAGVNLATFALGREAEGGNAIAFVAVDAEVSPEVLKAIEAIPQVKRVRPVRF
- a CDS encoding DUF1902 domain-containing protein — its product is MARKFTVRCAWDEAAGVFFVHDSPVPGLATEAPTMPALLCKLPGMIRDLLGLEDGAYIDIYVERVNR